One genomic region from Cucumis melo cultivar AY chromosome 9, USDA_Cmelo_AY_1.0, whole genome shotgun sequence encodes:
- the LOC103503351 gene encoding uncharacterized protein LOC103503351, whose amino-acid sequence MNNKEGLRDLLYTNVKKGNWEEVIKKCGEDIEGLGMMLTQAMNTTLHLAAYDNNVEVVERLVRMISMFERKDILRIKNERGNTPLHVAATMGCARMCRIIGSMDEKLVDERNKDGETPLFLAALHDHKNAFYCLYDFCKMDLVRFDKNCRRTNGDTILHCALKNDQFDLAFQLIHKNNEAAAWADKEGQTPLHVLATKPSVFESGAHMSRWHYIVYNCIHVDELKPESGATEAKKTTKLMRAASFFPENYATCIDFVTILWDKLLIIISWKRATKRKEEMNPCNYNETKGLDLEVDVDKETESMEIHQLDLPSDSQLLKRPGGHPLERKPPSSIFPENYDTCINIFQLFFSAIMIILGLGFDQIRELKEEKKKHIWSVQVMEKLLILSPPDKYGQNGDSPKISSLQKDETVPYLVQGPFVRFNNDQITNETKLEDKVKVIAKETPILLAAKNGVVEMVSRIFEHCPLAIRDSNQEKKNVVLLAAEYRQPHVYKFLLRKKSDLEILFRAVDENGDSAVHLAAHLKTDNPWHITGPALQMQWEVKWYKYVRDSVEPNFFVKHNYKGVLARNIFYATHEELAKKGAEWLVKTADSCSVVAGLVVTVAYTSATSVPGGNGNDGTSPFEKETGFLIFSIASLVAFCLSSTSVIMFLGILTSRFDEKGFGSKLPGRLFVGLSSLFFSIVAMLVSFCAGHYFLLSHRLQNAAVVIYIATSLPVALFFVKSQLPLFYDMLVAILSKTPERRSDDPIPPEKVKNSEKVKGDEKNQSPKREQGL is encoded by the exons atgaacaaCAAAGAAGGATTACGAGATCTTTTGTACACAAACGTGAAGAAAGGGAATTGGGAGGAAGTGATAAAGAAATGTGGAGAAGATATAGAAGGTTTGGGTATGATGCTGACACAAGCAATGAACACGACGTTGCATTTGGCTGCATATGACAATAATGTAGAAGTGGTTGAGAGGCTAGTGAGAATGATTAGTATGTTTGAAAGAAAGGACATTCTTAGGATTAAAAATGAAAGAGGGAACACTCCTCTTCATGTGGCTGCGACAATGGGATGTGCTAGAATGTGTCGCATCATTGGTTCCATGGATGAGAAGTTAGTTGATGAGAGGAACAAAGACGGTGAAACTCCGCTCTTCTTGGCGGCCCTCCATGACCACAAGAATGCGTTTTATTGTCTGTATGACTTTTGTAAAATGGACCTTGTTCGATTTGACAAAAATTGCAGGAGGACTAATGGAGATACCATTCTTCATTGTGCTCTAAAAAACGACCAATTTG ATTTGGCGTTTCAATTAATTCACAAGAACAATGAGGCTGCTGCCTGGGCAGATAAAGAAGGTCAAACCCCTCTCCATGTTCTTGCAACTAAACCATCTGTCTTCGAAAGCGGTGCCCACATGAGCAGATGGCATTACATCGTTTATAACT GTATTCATGTGGATGAACTAAAGCCTGAATCAGGAGCAACTGAAGCAAAGAAAACCACAAAACTAATGAGAGCTGCTTCCTTTTTCCCAGAAAACTACGCCACTTGCATTGATTTCGTTACAATTTTGTGGGACAAACTTTTAATCA TTATCAGTTGGAAACGAGCAACGAAGAGGAAGGAAGAAATGAACCCGTGTAACTATAATGAAACTAAGGGCCTCGATCTCGAAGTAGATGTTGACAAGGAAACTGAAAGTATGGAAATCCATCAATTAGACCTTCCCTCAGACTCTCAACTTCTCAAAAGACCTGGTGGTCATCCATTAG AAAGGAAGCCCCCGAGTTCCATTTTCCCGGAAAATTATGATACGTGTATcaacatttttcaattatttttctcaGCCATCATGATCATTTTGGGATTgg GATTTGATCAAATTAGAGAGCtaaaagaggagaaaaagaaacacATATGGTCAGTTCAAGTGATGGAGAAACTTCTAATATTGAGTCCACCCGATAAATATGGCCAAAACGGAGATTCTCCCAAGATCTCAAGCTTACAAAAGGACGAAACAGTTCCTTATCTTGTCCAAGGACCTTTCGTCCGCTTCAATAACGATCAAATCACAAATGAAACTAAGTTAG AAGATAAAGTGAAGGTTATTGCAAAAGAGACGCCAATATTATTAGCAGCAAAGAACGGGGTGGTTGAGATGGTGAGCAGAATATTCGAACATTGTCCACTGGCGATTCGTGATAGTAACCAAGAGAAGAAGAACGTGGTTCTTTTGGCTGCAGAGTATCGACAACCacatgtatacaaatttttacTTAGAAAAAAGAGCGATCTTGAAATCTTGTTTCGAGCTGTGGATGAGAATGGTGACAGCGCTGTTCATCTCGCCGCTCACCTCAAAACTGATAACCCTTGGCACATCACCGGACCTGCCTTGCAAATGCAGTGGGAAGTTAAATGGTATAAg TATGTGAGGGATTCAGTGGAACCCAATTTCTTTGTTAAACACAACTACAAGGGAGTACTTGCAAGAAACATCTTCTACGCCACACACGAGGAGCTAGCTAAAAAGGGTGCGGAGTGGCTTGTTAAGACCGCCGATTCATGCTCCGTGGTCGCTGGTCTGGTTGTGACGGTAGCCTATACTTCAGCCACGAGTGTCCCTGGCGGTAATGGGAACGATGGTACCTCGCCATTTGAAAAGGAAACAGGATTTTTGATCTTCTCTATAGCTTCTCTTGTTGCTTTTTGCCTCTCCTCAACTTCAGTGATTATGTTCTTGGGAATTTTGACCTCGAGATTTGACGAGAAAGGCTTTGGCTCCAAGTTGCCTGGTAGATTGTTTGTTGGCCTATCCTCACTTTTCTTCTCCATTGTCGCGATGTTGGTTTCGTTTTGTGCAGGCCACTACTTTCTACTTAGTCACCGCCTTCAAAATGCGGCGGTTGTCATCTACATTGCAACTTCTCTCCCCGTTGCATTATTCTTCGTCAAATCGCAACTTCCTCTTTTTTATGATATGCTCGTTGCCATTCTCAGTAAGACACCTGAAAGGAGAAGTGATGATCCCATCCCACCTGAAAAGGTGAAGAATTCCGAAAAAGTGAAAGGAGATGAAAAGAATCAATCACCTAAAAGAGAACAAGGTCTTTGA